Proteins from a single region of Catenulispora acidiphila DSM 44928:
- a CDS encoding MFS transporter, giving the protein MALIDEAAPKTAGSTPPTPGKPQRSAAFRTRAAFAGIVAGNFMVLLDATILNVALPDMKAHLHASAAALPWTVDAYTVVFAGLMLASGAVADRFGARRVYQSAVALFGLLSLLCALAPNVGGLIAGRALLGAAAAGMVPASLSLLAGLYPDAKDRMKAVGAWAALSGIGLAVGPVLGGALVAAGGWRLVFVVNPPLALVSWFLVRGLSSQASGHRKKFDIPGLVLFTVALCALTYGLVDAGTEGWSTPSALVALAVAVLAAVAVAFVERRAETPVLPPELLRLGRVRTNLVTAVAANYIFYGLLYSVTLWFEETRHMSAAMTGVAFLPMMVPLCFLPFFTSRLAHRFGARPMVMVAMVVNVGVGAVLFTVGAHTSLAVVTVAQVLMAIATTLTIPSITADMAVATPRPLAATGQGALNAARQTGSALGVAILGTMSGMHAAGIAMAAGALLTLVLAGLTRRSA; this is encoded by the coding sequence ATGGCACTGATCGACGAAGCCGCACCGAAGACCGCCGGCTCCACTCCCCCGACCCCTGGCAAGCCTCAGCGCTCTGCCGCCTTCCGGACCAGGGCGGCGTTCGCCGGCATCGTGGCCGGCAACTTCATGGTCCTGCTCGACGCGACGATCCTCAACGTCGCGCTCCCCGATATGAAGGCGCATCTGCACGCCTCGGCCGCCGCGCTGCCGTGGACCGTGGACGCCTACACCGTCGTGTTCGCCGGCCTGATGCTCGCCTCCGGCGCGGTCGCCGACCGGTTCGGCGCCCGCCGCGTGTATCAGAGCGCGGTCGCTTTGTTCGGGCTGTTGTCCCTGCTCTGCGCGCTGGCGCCGAACGTCGGCGGCCTGATCGCCGGCCGCGCGCTGCTCGGCGCGGCGGCGGCCGGCATGGTCCCGGCCTCCCTGTCCCTGCTCGCCGGGCTCTACCCCGACGCCAAGGACCGGATGAAGGCGGTCGGCGCGTGGGCCGCGCTGTCCGGGATCGGGCTGGCCGTCGGGCCGGTGCTCGGCGGCGCGCTGGTCGCGGCCGGCGGCTGGCGGCTGGTCTTCGTGGTGAACCCGCCGCTGGCGCTGGTCTCGTGGTTCCTGGTCCGCGGGCTGTCCTCGCAGGCTTCCGGACACCGCAAGAAGTTCGACATCCCGGGCCTGGTGCTGTTCACCGTCGCGCTGTGCGCGCTGACCTACGGTCTGGTGGACGCCGGGACCGAGGGCTGGAGCACGCCGTCCGCGCTGGTCGCGCTGGCGGTCGCGGTGCTCGCGGCGGTCGCCGTGGCCTTCGTCGAGCGCCGGGCCGAGACCCCGGTCCTGCCGCCGGAGCTGCTGCGTCTGGGTCGGGTCCGCACCAACCTGGTGACCGCGGTCGCCGCGAACTACATCTTCTATGGGCTGCTGTACTCGGTCACGCTGTGGTTCGAGGAGACGCGGCACATGAGCGCGGCGATGACCGGCGTCGCCTTCCTGCCGATGATGGTGCCGCTGTGCTTCCTGCCCTTCTTCACCAGCCGGCTGGCGCACCGGTTCGGCGCGCGCCCGATGGTGATGGTGGCGATGGTGGTGAACGTCGGGGTCGGCGCGGTCCTGTTCACCGTCGGCGCCCACACCTCGCTGGCGGTGGTGACGGTCGCGCAGGTCCTGATGGCGATCGCGACCACGCTGACGATCCCGTCGATCACCGCGGACATGGCGGTGGCCACCCCGCGTCCGCTCGCCGCGACCGGCCAGGGCGCGCTGAACGCCGCACGCCAGACCGGGAGCGCGCTGGGCGTGGCGATCCTCGGCACGATGTCGGGGATGCACGCCGCCGGGATCGCGATGGCCGCCGGCGCGCTGCTCACGCTGGTGCTCGCCGGGCTCACGCGCCGCAGCGCCTGA